A DNA window from Mycolicibacter terrae contains the following coding sequences:
- the folE gene encoding GTP cyclohydrolase I FolE has protein sequence MSVAAYADLRVVDRPVPNLDAAEQAAAAFLHALGISTADEGLQNTPRRVARAYAEMFTPKPFEATTFPNDEGYDELVLVRDIPLRTVCEHHLLPFTGTACVGYLPGDRILGLSKLARVVDYFASRPQVQERLTKQVADWLTDHLQPRAVGVVIRAEHTCMTLRGVHATGSTTVTSTLLGTLRTDARSRQEFFSLIGIGGTG, from the coding sequence ATGTCGGTAGCCGCCTACGCGGACCTGCGGGTGGTCGATCGGCCGGTCCCGAACCTGGACGCCGCCGAGCAGGCCGCCGCGGCATTTCTGCATGCGCTGGGCATCTCCACCGCCGACGAGGGACTTCAGAACACGCCGCGCCGGGTGGCGCGCGCCTATGCAGAGATGTTCACCCCGAAGCCGTTCGAGGCCACCACTTTTCCCAACGACGAGGGCTACGATGAGCTGGTGCTGGTCCGCGACATCCCGCTCCGGACGGTCTGCGAGCACCATCTGTTGCCGTTCACCGGAACCGCCTGTGTCGGTTACCTGCCCGGCGATCGCATCCTGGGCCTGTCGAAGCTGGCCCGGGTCGTCGACTACTTCGCCAGCCGGCCGCAGGTGCAGGAACGCCTCACCAAGCAGGTGGCGGATTGGCTCACCGATCACCTGCAGCCGCGTGCCGTCGGGGTGGTGATCCGCGCCGAGCACACCTGCATGACATTGCGCGGTGTTCACGCCACCGGGTCGACCACCGTGACCTCGACCCTGCTGGGCACGCTGCGAACCGATGCGCGCTCGCGGCAGGAGTTCTTCTCCCTCATCGGTATCGGCGGCACCGGGTAG
- the lexA gene encoding transcriptional repressor LexA gives MSDSSKTAPAPASDSPLTARQRTILDVIRASVNERGYPPSIREIGDAVGLTSTSSVAHQLRTLERKGYLRRDPNRPRAVDVRGPEDATVASHAAPRTEFAGSDALPEPTFVPVLGRIAAGGPILAEEAVEDIFPLPRELVGEGELFLLKVVGESMVDAAICDGDWVVVRQQNVADNGDIVAAMIDGEATVKTFKRAGGQVWLMPHNPVFDPIPGNDAVVLGKVVTVIRKI, from the coding sequence ATGAGCGACAGCAGCAAGACCGCCCCGGCACCGGCATCGGATTCCCCGCTGACCGCACGGCAGCGCACCATCCTGGACGTCATCCGCGCCTCGGTGAACGAGCGCGGGTATCCGCCGAGCATCCGGGAGATCGGCGACGCCGTGGGGCTGACCTCGACTTCCTCGGTCGCCCACCAGTTGCGCACACTGGAGCGCAAGGGCTATCTGCGTCGTGACCCCAACCGGCCCCGCGCCGTCGACGTCCGCGGCCCGGAGGATGCGACCGTGGCCTCGCACGCGGCCCCGCGGACCGAGTTCGCCGGATCCGATGCGCTGCCCGAACCCACCTTCGTCCCGGTGCTGGGTCGGATTGCGGCCGGTGGGCCGATCCTGGCCGAGGAAGCGGTCGAGGATATCTTCCCGCTCCCCCGCGAACTGGTGGGCGAAGGCGAGCTGTTCCTGCTCAAGGTCGTAGGTGAGTCGATGGTCGACGCCGCGATCTGCGATGGCGACTGGGTGGTGGTGCGCCAGCAGAACGTCGCCGACAACGGCGACATCGTCGCCGCGATGATCGATGGTGAGGCCACCGTCAAGACCTTCAAACGGGCCGGGGGCCAGGTCTGGCTGATGCCGCACAACCCCGTTTTCGACCCCATTCCCGGTAACGACGCGGTCGTGCTGGGCAAGGTCGTGACCGTCATCCGCAAGATCTGA
- a CDS encoding LysM peptidoglycan-binding domain-containing protein — MMLIDTIAPTFDQAGADRSRTRRGPGTSGRACAVHTRPARLVRTRPGGAPLRHRGSAVLMSRTAHRPQPVKPITPATTVVLALIAAGITVWLGLVAQFGAARAGGGAPAVPEQLGVVRVQSGENLQHLAARVAPDAPTAQVVDRIRELNSLESVALDAGQPLIAPIG, encoded by the coding sequence ATGATGCTCATCGACACGATCGCGCCGACGTTCGACCAGGCCGGGGCCGACCGCTCCCGGACACGTCGCGGTCCCGGTACGTCGGGGCGCGCGTGCGCGGTGCACACCCGCCCGGCGCGGCTGGTGCGGACCCGTCCGGGCGGCGCGCCGCTTCGGCATCGGGGCAGCGCAGTGCTGATGTCGCGCACCGCGCACCGGCCGCAGCCCGTCAAGCCCATCACTCCGGCGACCACGGTCGTGCTGGCGCTGATCGCCGCGGGGATCACGGTCTGGCTCGGTCTGGTCGCCCAGTTCGGTGCGGCGAGGGCCGGCGGCGGCGCCCCCGCGGTGCCCGAGCAGCTCGGCGTGGTGCGGGTGCAGAGCGGCGAGAACCTGCAGCACCTGGCGGCCCGGGTCGCGCCCGACGCCCCGACCGCCCAGGTCGTCGACCGGATCCGCGAACTCAACAGCCTGGAATCGGTGGCCCTGGACGCCGGTCAGCCGCTGATCGCGCCGATCGGCTGA
- the nrdR gene encoding transcriptional regulator NrdR, which produces MHCPFCRHPDSRVVDSRETDEGQAIRRRRSCPECGRRFSTVETAVLAVVKRSGVTEPFSREKVISGVRRACQGRDVDDDALNLLAQQVEDAVRAAGSPEIPSHEVGLAILGPLRELDEVAYLRFASVYRSFSSAADFEREIEALREHREVPSTG; this is translated from the coding sequence ATGCATTGCCCGTTTTGTCGCCATCCAGACTCCCGGGTGGTGGACTCCCGCGAAACCGATGAAGGACAGGCCATTCGGCGCCGTCGCTCCTGCCCGGAATGCGGCCGCCGCTTCTCCACCGTGGAGACCGCGGTGCTGGCTGTGGTGAAACGCAGCGGCGTCACCGAGCCGTTCAGCCGGGAGAAGGTTATCAGCGGGGTGCGCCGGGCCTGTCAGGGCCGCGATGTCGACGATGATGCGCTCAACCTGCTGGCCCAGCAGGTGGAAGACGCGGTGCGGGCGGCGGGCTCACCGGAGATCCCCAGCCACGAGGTGGGTTTGGCGATTCTCGGGCCGCTGCGCGAACTCGACGAAGTGGCCTACCTGCGATTCGCCTCGGTGTATCGCTCATTCTCGTCGGCGGCCGACTTCGAGCGGGAGATCGAGGCGCTGCGCGAGCACCGCGAGGTGCCCAGCACCGGTTGA
- a CDS encoding peroxynitrite isomerase codes for MAPDLHPNLVELAPLLGTWSGRGSGVYPTIASFEYLEEVVFSHVGKPFLVYGQKTKSAADGLPLHAESGYLRVPQLGRIEWVLAHPSGITEIEVGSYQVTAGGIELEMSAPTIGLAPTAKKVTALRRHYRLDGDELSYTLDMGAVGQAAQNHLTAALRRAG; via the coding sequence ATGGCACCCGACCTGCATCCGAATCTTGTGGAGCTGGCACCGCTGTTGGGCACCTGGTCCGGCCGGGGCTCCGGGGTGTATCCCACGATCGCGTCGTTCGAATACCTCGAAGAGGTGGTGTTCTCCCACGTCGGCAAACCGTTTCTGGTGTACGGCCAGAAGACCAAGTCGGCCGCCGACGGGCTGCCGCTGCACGCCGAGTCCGGGTACCTGCGGGTGCCGCAACTCGGCCGGATCGAGTGGGTGCTGGCCCATCCGAGCGGTATCACCGAGATCGAGGTGGGCAGCTACCAGGTGACCGCCGGCGGTATCGAACTCGAGATGTCCGCGCCGACGATCGGCCTGGCACCTACGGCCAAAAAGGTGACAGCACTGCGCCGCCACTACCGCCTCGACGGCGACGAGTTGTCCTACACGCTGGACATGGGTGCGGTCGGGCAGGCGGCGCAGAACCATCTCACCGCCGCGCTGCGGCGAGCGGGGTAG
- a CDS encoding proteasome assembly chaperone family protein — MADHPDTGPDRNRHYQAEQSGMYELEVPAPQLTSSDGAGPVLIHALEGFSDAGHAIRLAAGHLKTTLDSELVASFAIDDLLDYRSRRPVMTFKTDHFTHYAEPELSLYALRDTAGTPFLLLAGMEPDLKWERFITAVRLLAERLGVRRTIGLGTIPMAVPHTRPVTLTAHSNNRELITDFTPWIAEVQVPGSASNLLEYRMAQHGHEVVGFTAHVPHYVSQTDYPEAAEALLRQAAQSGSLQLPLAELGQAAADIRAKIDEQVEASAEVAQVVAALERQYDAFVAAQENRSLLARDEDLPSADELGAEFERFLAQEAKKDRDDDGTV; from the coding sequence ATGGCCGACCACCCGGACACCGGTCCCGACCGGAACCGGCACTACCAGGCCGAACAGAGCGGCATGTACGAGCTGGAGGTCCCGGCGCCGCAGCTGACGTCGTCGGACGGCGCGGGCCCGGTGCTGATTCACGCGCTGGAGGGTTTCTCCGACGCCGGCCATGCGATCCGACTGGCCGCCGGCCACCTCAAGACCACCCTCGACAGTGAGCTGGTGGCGTCGTTCGCCATCGACGACCTGCTCGACTACCGGTCCCGCCGGCCGGTGATGACGTTCAAGACCGACCACTTCACCCACTACGCCGAGCCAGAGCTCAGCCTCTACGCGCTGCGCGACACCGCCGGGACGCCGTTCCTGTTGTTGGCGGGTATGGAGCCGGATCTCAAGTGGGAGCGGTTCATCACCGCGGTTCGACTGTTGGCCGAGCGGCTCGGGGTCCGGCGGACCATCGGGTTGGGCACGATCCCGATGGCGGTCCCGCACACCCGGCCGGTGACGCTGACCGCGCACTCCAACAACCGCGAGTTGATCACCGATTTCACGCCGTGGATCGCCGAGGTCCAGGTTCCCGGCAGCGCCTCCAATCTGTTGGAGTACCGGATGGCGCAGCACGGCCACGAGGTGGTCGGGTTCACCGCGCATGTGCCGCACTACGTGTCACAGACCGACTATCCGGAGGCTGCCGAGGCGCTGCTGCGGCAGGCGGCCCAGAGCGGCTCCCTACAGTTGCCGCTGGCCGAACTCGGTCAGGCCGCGGCCGACATCCGGGCCAAGATCGACGAACAGGTCGAGGCGAGCGCCGAGGTGGCCCAGGTGGTGGCGGCGCTGGAACGCCAGTACGACGCCTTCGTCGCCGCCCAGGAGAACCGCTCGTTGCTGGCGCGCGACGAGGATCTGCCCAGCGCCGACGAACTCGGTGCTGAGTTCGAACGGTTCCTGGCCCAGGAGGCGAAGAAGGACCGGGACGACGACGGCACGGTGTGA
- a CDS encoding DUF4192 domain-containing protein, whose product MTTKQPEFTLNRPGALIAALPAILGFVPEKSLILVSVDGGELGSVLRVDLSEELAGTVGHLADVAAAAAPAAAIAVIVDADGACCPVCNDQHRRLVDTLAAELSRNDIVLLGTHLVDRVALGGRWHCVDGCGAGGPVEDPEASPLAAAAVLEGRRLYPRRADLQAVIAPGDAERTAAVAAVIGDYAADRAAAVDTEGTARARRDVEAVLEAVVALAAGQRPADAELARLGCSLTDVLVRDTLCALAIGEHAGDAEMLWAVMARALPAPWRADALVLLAFSAYARGDGPLAGVSLEAALRCVPGHRMAGLLDTALQSGLRPDRIRGLADTGFRLASQLGVQLPQRQGFGQRAG is encoded by the coding sequence ATGACGACGAAGCAACCGGAATTCACCCTGAATCGCCCCGGAGCGCTGATTGCGGCGCTGCCGGCCATCCTCGGCTTCGTGCCGGAGAAATCCTTGATCCTGGTCTCGGTCGACGGCGGCGAGCTGGGATCGGTGCTGCGGGTCGACCTCTCCGAAGAGCTCGCCGGCACCGTCGGCCATCTCGCCGACGTCGCCGCCGCCGCCGCTCCGGCGGCGGCGATCGCGGTGATCGTCGACGCCGACGGGGCGTGCTGTCCGGTCTGCAACGATCAGCATCGCCGGCTGGTCGACACCCTGGCCGCGGAGTTGTCGCGTAACGACATCGTCCTGCTCGGCACGCACCTGGTGGACCGGGTGGCGCTCGGGGGCCGGTGGCACTGCGTCGACGGGTGCGGCGCGGGTGGGCCGGTCGAGGACCCGGAGGCGTCTCCGCTGGCCGCTGCCGCGGTGCTGGAGGGCAGGCGACTCTACCCTCGCCGCGCGGACCTGCAGGCGGTGATCGCCCCCGGTGACGCGGAGCGCACCGCCGCGGTGGCGGCCGTGATCGGTGACTATGCGGCAGATCGGGCGGCCGCCGTGGATACCGAGGGCACGGCGAGGGCCCGCCGCGACGTCGAAGCGGTGTTGGAGGCCGTGGTCGCGCTGGCCGCCGGACAGCGGCCGGCCGATGCGGAGCTGGCACGGCTGGGGTGCTCGCTGACCGACGTACTGGTCCGGGACACCCTGTGCGCGTTGGCAATCGGCGAACACGCCGGCGATGCGGAGATGTTGTGGGCGGTTATGGCCCGTGCCCTGCCCGCGCCGTGGCGGGCCGACGCGCTGGTCCTGCTGGCGTTCAGCGCCTACGCGCGCGGGGACGGGCCGCTGGCCGGGGTGTCGTTGGAGGCCGCGTTGCGTTGTGTGCCGGGGCACCGGATGGCGGGCCTGCTCGACACGGCGCTGCAGTCGGGTTTGCGGCCGGACCGGATCCGCGGGCTGGCCGACACCGGATTTCGGCTGGCGTCCCAGCTCGGCGTGCAGTTGCCGCAACGGCAGGGTTTCGGTCAGCGGGCCGGCTGA
- a CDS encoding metal-dependent transcriptional regulator — protein sequence MNELVDTTEMYLRTIYDLEEEGVTPLRARIAERLEQSGPTVSQTVSRMERDGLLRVAGDRHLELTEKGRSLAVSVMRKHRLAERLLVDIIGLPLEDVHAEACRWEHVMSEDVERRLVQVLDNPTTSPFGNPIPGLLDLGFGTDSGSWDADLVRLTELPAGSPVAVVVRQLTEHVQGDIDLISRLKEAGVVPNARVTVEADADDGVTIVMPGHTDVSLPYEMAHAVKVQKV from the coding sequence ATGAATGAGTTGGTTGATACCACCGAGATGTACCTCAGGACGATCTACGACCTTGAGGAAGAGGGTGTCACCCCCCTGCGTGCCCGGATAGCCGAGCGGCTGGAACAAAGCGGGCCGACCGTCAGCCAGACGGTGTCCCGGATGGAGCGCGACGGCCTGCTGCGGGTGGCCGGTGACCGTCACCTCGAACTCACCGAGAAGGGTCGCTCACTGGCCGTCTCGGTGATGCGCAAGCACCGGCTCGCCGAGCGGCTGCTCGTCGACATCATCGGGCTTCCCCTCGAAGACGTGCACGCCGAGGCCTGCCGGTGGGAGCACGTGATGAGCGAGGACGTCGAGCGCCGCCTGGTCCAGGTGCTCGACAACCCCACCACCTCACCGTTCGGCAACCCGATCCCCGGTCTGCTGGATCTCGGCTTCGGCACGGACTCCGGATCCTGGGACGCCGACCTGGTGCGGCTGACCGAACTGCCGGCCGGCTCACCGGTGGCCGTGGTGGTGCGCCAGCTCACCGAACACGTGCAAGGCGACATCGACCTGATCAGCCGGCTGAAGGAGGCCGGGGTGGTGCCGAACGCGCGGGTGACGGTCGAGGCCGACGCCGACGACGGCGTGACCATCGTGATGCCCGGCCACACCGACGTCAGCCTGCCCTACGAGATGGCACACGCCGTCAAGGTTCAGAAGGTCTGA
- a CDS encoding sigma-70 family RNA polymerase sigma factor, whose product MAKADATISRIDRDLDAQSPAADLVRVYLNGIGKTALLNAADEVELAKRIEAGLYAKHLLETRKRFGEKRKRELAAVVRDGEAARRHLLEANLRLVVSLAKRYTGRGMPLLDLIQEGNLGLIRAMEKFDYAKGFKFSTYATWWIRQAITRGMADQSRTIRLPVHLVEQVNKLARIKREMHQQLGREATDEELAAESGIPAEKINDLLEHSRDPVSLDMPVGSDEEAPLGDFIEDSEAMSAENAVISELLHTDIRSVLATLDEREHQVIRLRFGLDDGQPRTLDQIGKLFGLSRERVRQIEREVMAKLRHGERADRLRSYAS is encoded by the coding sequence ATGGCAAAGGCAGATGCCACCATCAGTCGGATCGATCGCGATCTGGACGCGCAGAGTCCAGCCGCAGATCTGGTGCGCGTGTACCTCAACGGTATCGGCAAGACCGCACTACTCAACGCCGCCGACGAGGTGGAGCTCGCCAAACGCATCGAGGCCGGCCTTTACGCGAAGCACCTGCTCGAGACCCGCAAGCGTTTCGGCGAGAAGCGCAAGCGGGAGCTGGCCGCGGTGGTCCGCGACGGCGAAGCCGCCCGCCGGCATCTGCTGGAAGCCAACCTGCGCCTGGTGGTCTCACTGGCCAAGCGCTACACCGGCCGCGGTATGCCGTTGCTGGACTTGATCCAGGAAGGCAACCTAGGACTGATCCGCGCCATGGAGAAATTCGACTACGCAAAGGGATTCAAGTTCTCCACCTACGCGACCTGGTGGATTCGGCAGGCCATCACCCGCGGAATGGCCGATCAGAGCCGCACCATCCGGCTGCCGGTGCACTTGGTCGAACAGGTCAACAAGCTGGCACGGATCAAGCGTGAGATGCACCAGCAGCTCGGCCGCGAGGCCACCGATGAGGAGCTCGCCGCCGAATCCGGTATCCCGGCGGAGAAGATCAACGACCTGCTGGAGCACAGTCGCGACCCGGTCAGCCTGGACATGCCGGTCGGCTCCGATGAGGAGGCTCCGCTCGGCGACTTCATCGAGGACTCCGAGGCGATGTCGGCGGAGAACGCGGTGATCTCCGAGCTGTTGCACACCGACATCCGCAGCGTCCTGGCAACCCTGGACGAACGGGAGCACCAGGTCATCCGGCTGCGGTTCGGCCTCGACGACGGGCAGCCACGCACGCTGGACCAGATCGGCAAGCTGTTCGGCCTGTCCCGCGAGCGGGTTCGCCAGATCGAGCGCGAGGTGATGGCCAAGCTGCGGCACGGCGAGCGCGCCGACCGGCTGCGCTCCTACGCCAGCTGA
- a CDS encoding DUF3099 domain-containing protein, which translates to MWDSGVMKHGPELGFDDDGRPVLITAAAPSFEQQHRERVRKYLTLMAFRVPALVLAAIAYGIWHNGLISLLILVGSIPLPWMAVLIANDRPPRSADEPRRYDGAPTHTPLFPTAPRRSLDHPRPADPEPGAATCDPGSEQGRSGGDATGEPPNGIGS; encoded by the coding sequence GTGTGGGACAGTGGAGTGATGAAGCACGGCCCCGAGCTGGGTTTCGACGACGATGGTCGGCCGGTGCTCATCACCGCCGCCGCCCCGTCCTTTGAACAGCAGCACCGCGAACGGGTACGCAAGTACCTGACGCTGATGGCGTTCCGGGTGCCGGCACTGGTCCTGGCCGCGATCGCCTACGGAATCTGGCACAACGGCCTGATCTCCCTGCTGATCCTGGTCGGCTCGATACCACTGCCCTGGATGGCGGTGCTGATCGCCAATGACCGGCCGCCGCGCAGCGCCGATGAGCCGCGCCGCTACGACGGCGCACCGACCCACACGCCGCTGTTCCCCACCGCCCCGCGCCGTTCGCTGGACCATCCGCGGCCTGCGGACCCCGAACCCGGAGCGGCTACCTGTGATCCGGGCTCCGAGCAGGGCCGGTCGGGCGGCGACGCCACCGGCGAACCGCCGAACGGTATCGGTTCTTAG
- a CDS encoding DUF3039 domain-containing protein, which produces MQTDTLERTDAEERVDDGTGDDTPKFFHYVKKDKIAESAVMGTHVVALCGEVFPVTKSAKPGSPVCPDCKRIYATLKKS; this is translated from the coding sequence ATACAGACCGACACCCTCGAGCGCACCGATGCCGAGGAACGCGTCGATGACGGGACCGGCGACGACACCCCGAAGTTCTTCCACTACGTCAAGAAGGACAAGATCGCCGAGAGCGCGGTCATGGGCACTCACGTCGTGGCCCTGTGCGGTGAGGTGTTCCCGGTGACCAAGTCGGCGAAGCCGGGCTCGCCGGTCTGCCCGGACTGCAAGCGGATCTACGCGACCCTCAAGAAGAGCTGA
- a CDS encoding YihY/virulence factor BrkB family protein yields the protein MTDQIPRASRHHLLRIARRTLAKSWDDSIFAESAQAGFWSVLSLPPLLLGMLGSLSYVAPLFGPDTLATIQNRLISMASSFFSKNVVVEIIEPTVRDIISNARGEVVSLGFVISLWAGSSAISAFVDSVVEAHDQTPLRHPVRQRFFALGLYVAMLVIAVAAAPFAALGPHAVAEHLPDRWTDLLRFGYYPMLVLGLLLAVTVLYRVSLPKPLPSHRLVIGAVLATTVFVVATLGLRVYLRYITSTGYTYGALATPIAFLLFAFLLGFAIMLGAELNAAVQEEWPAQPTHLRQLRNWVVSRTGRAGPDGPS from the coding sequence ATGACTGACCAGATCCCCCGAGCCTCCCGACATCACCTGCTGCGCATCGCCCGCCGGACCTTGGCCAAGAGCTGGGACGATTCGATCTTCGCCGAGTCGGCACAGGCCGGGTTCTGGTCGGTGCTGTCACTGCCACCGCTGCTGCTCGGGATGCTGGGCAGCCTGTCTTACGTGGCACCGCTGTTCGGCCCGGACACGCTGGCGACCATCCAGAACCGGCTGATCAGTATGGCGAGCAGCTTCTTCTCGAAGAACGTCGTGGTCGAGATCATCGAACCCACCGTGCGAGACATCATCTCCAATGCGCGCGGCGAGGTGGTCTCACTGGGTTTCGTGATTTCGCTGTGGGCCGGCTCCTCGGCGATCTCGGCGTTCGTCGACTCGGTGGTCGAGGCGCACGATCAGACCCCGCTGCGCCACCCCGTGCGCCAACGGTTCTTCGCGCTGGGGCTGTATGTGGCGATGCTGGTGATCGCCGTCGCCGCGGCACCGTTCGCCGCGCTGGGCCCGCACGCCGTGGCCGAACACCTTCCCGACCGGTGGACGGACCTGCTGCGGTTCGGTTATTACCCGATGTTGGTGTTGGGGCTGCTGCTGGCCGTGACGGTGCTCTACCGGGTGTCGCTGCCCAAGCCCCTGCCCTCACACCGGCTGGTGATCGGTGCGGTGCTGGCCACCACCGTGTTCGTCGTGGCCACGCTGGGCCTGCGGGTCTACCTGCGCTACATCACCAGCACCGGCTATACCTACGGTGCGCTGGCGACCCCGATCGCCTTCCTGCTGTTCGCGTTTCTGCTCGGCTTCGCCATCATGCTGGGCGCCGAGCTCAACGCCGCCGTTCAGGAGGAGTGGCCGGCACAGCCCACCCACCTACGCCAGCTGCGCAACTGGGTGGTGTCCCGGACGGGACGAGCCGGCCCCGACGGACCTTCTTGA
- a CDS encoding DUF7455 domain-containing protein: MNATLTSPELTRADRCDRCGAAARVRATLPSGAELLFCQHHANEHEAKLIELAAVLQVSAADEA, from the coding sequence ATGAACGCGACTCTGACCAGTCCCGAACTGACTCGGGCTGATCGATGCGACCGGTGCGGTGCCGCCGCCCGCGTACGAGCCACGCTGCCCTCCGGAGCCGAGCTGCTCTTCTGCCAGCACCACGCCAACGAGCACGAAGCCAAGCTGATCGAGCTGGCCGCCGTGCTACAGGTCAGCGCTGCGGACGAGGCGTAA
- a CDS encoding DUF952 domain-containing protein, which produces MKHADGFVHLCSDREWASAQASGALRPESLNRVGFVHLSTPQQVHLPANRLYRGRTDLVLLQVDPAKVGAPVRWEPGVPGDPESMLFPHLYGPLPVSAVIGVTPYRPGPDGGFAVAD; this is translated from the coding sequence GTGAAGCACGCCGATGGGTTCGTTCACCTCTGCAGCGATCGGGAATGGGCGAGTGCGCAGGCGTCGGGTGCGCTGCGTCCGGAGTCGTTGAACAGGGTGGGCTTCGTGCATCTGTCGACGCCGCAGCAGGTCCATCTGCCCGCCAATCGGCTCTACCGGGGCCGCACAGATCTGGTGTTGCTGCAGGTGGACCCGGCCAAGGTGGGTGCGCCGGTGCGTTGGGAGCCGGGCGTGCCCGGCGATCCGGAGTCGATGCTTTTCCCGCACCTGTACGGGCCGTTGCCCGTCAGCGCGGTAATCGGTGTCACGCCGTATCGGCCGGGCCCGGACGGCGGGTTCGCCGTGGCCGATTGA
- a CDS encoding methyltransferase, whose amino-acid sequence MAKTPPAAVLSAVNAFRGGLQRLRQATVPAPVAILELGFGGWLTQALAAAVRLGIADALSDGPQTAEEIAHRVGTDPRATYRLMRALASHSVLKLRRDGRFALTRTGRALVSDNPNSVAPMLAFVGHPAHREHWSNLEHSVRTGETAVSKVRGMSFFDYTDTDPELAQVFNDAMTGASAVSIESAVPAYDFSNSKLIVDVGGGHGALLAAVLRKAPDARGVLFDLPQVVAGAGATLADVASRCDLTGGSFFDSVPTGGDTYLLKTVIHDWDDEQSLTILRNVRAAIAPGGKVLLFEMVLPEGAPAHLGLVLDLEMLVAAGGQERTQREYAELLSRAGFRLQRVVPTTSPIAIIEARPV is encoded by the coding sequence ATGGCCAAAACTCCCCCGGCCGCAGTTCTCAGTGCCGTCAACGCGTTTCGTGGTGGCCTGCAGCGGCTGCGCCAGGCCACCGTCCCCGCCCCCGTGGCCATCCTCGAGCTGGGCTTCGGCGGATGGCTGACCCAGGCGCTCGCTGCCGCGGTGCGACTCGGCATCGCCGATGCGCTCAGTGACGGCCCGCAGACCGCCGAGGAGATCGCCCATCGAGTGGGCACCGACCCTCGCGCCACGTACCGGCTGATGCGAGCACTCGCCAGCCACTCGGTGCTGAAACTGCGCCGCGATGGCCGCTTCGCCTTGACCCGCACCGGGCGCGCTCTGGTCTCAGACAATCCCAACAGTGTTGCCCCGATGCTCGCCTTCGTCGGCCACCCGGCGCACCGGGAACACTGGTCGAACCTGGAGCACTCCGTACGGACGGGCGAGACCGCCGTCAGCAAGGTTCGCGGAATGTCCTTCTTCGACTACACCGACACCGACCCTGAACTGGCGCAGGTCTTCAACGACGCCATGACGGGAGCTTCCGCCGTCTCTATCGAAAGTGCCGTTCCCGCATACGATTTCAGCAACAGCAAGCTGATCGTGGATGTGGGTGGCGGACATGGCGCACTGCTGGCCGCGGTGCTGCGTAAGGCGCCGGACGCTCGGGGCGTGCTGTTCGACCTGCCGCAGGTGGTCGCCGGCGCCGGCGCGACGCTGGCGGACGTGGCGTCGCGCTGCGATCTGACGGGTGGGTCGTTCTTCGACTCTGTCCCCACCGGCGGCGACACCTATCTGCTCAAGACCGTCATCCACGATTGGGACGACGAACAGTCCTTGACGATTCTGCGCAATGTCCGGGCCGCCATCGCTCCCGGCGGCAAGGTGCTGCTGTTCGAGATGGTGCTGCCCGAGGGCGCGCCCGCCCACCTGGGGCTGGTGCTCGACCTGGAGATGCTGGTTGCCGCCGGCGGACAGGAACGCACCCAACGCGAATACGCCGAGCTGCTGTCCCGGGCGGGATTCCGGCTGCAGCGCGTGGTGCCCACCACGAGCCCGATCGCGATCATCGAGGCCCGGCCGGTCTAG